The stretch of DNA ttggcttacactcgccacgtcacatcaaagtacataaataacatacatcaaacaaacactcatggcccgactacggcgccaaaatagaaaagaacccaacatgcgacaaggccctggatcaaaccccaactaggcaccactactgatcatcgggaaaggaaacataataacgctgagagtcctcgtcgaactcccacttgagctcgtactcgtcacctggagcggaatcacctggacctgcatctggaattatagtatctgtgagccacaaggactcagcaatctcgcaccctcgcgatcaagactatttaagcttataggaatggataaggcaaatatatgtggagctgcagcaagcgactagcatatatgatggctatctaattcgcaaaagagagcgagaagagggggcaaggcgcgagcgagaaactagaggaacaacctgcgcaagcattactccaacaccgtgtccacttcccggactccgccgagaagaggccatcacggcaacacactcagttgattcattttaattaattaaggtttaagttatctacaaccggacattaacaaattcccatctgcccataaccgcgggcacggctttcgaaagttcaatccctgcaggggagtcccaacttagcccatgacaagctctcacggtcaacgaaggaaaagacctcctcccaagacgttccgatcagagtcggtatctcggtaactcaagacacttcgacaggttaaaacaagaccagcaacaccgcccgaatgtgccgacaaatcccgataggagctgcacatatctctttctcagggcacactcagattgtcctaggtacgggtaggccagcccagagttgcccctggtggccaccggtagctgacaggtggaccaacactcagaggagcactggcccgggggggtaaaataagatgacccttgagtctgcagaacccaagggaaagaaaagggctaggtggaaaatggtaaaaccaaggttgggcattgctggaaaagctttaatcaaggcgaaatatcaaggggttcccattataacccaaccgcgtaaggaacgcaaaaatccgggaacataacaccgatatgacggaaactaaggcggcaagagtggaacaaaacactaggcgagaggccgagccttccaccctttaccaagtatatagatgcattaagataacatagcaatataatgatatcccaacaagtaaataaatgttccaacaaggaacggctccaatcttcacctgcaactagcaacgctataagaggggctgagcaaagcggtaacatagccaatcaacggtttgctaggacaaggtggttagaggtttgacatggcaattgggaggctgacaagcaaaaggtaggcatcgtagcattggcaaagcaagagcgagcaaactagcatagcaaagatagtagtgatttcgagggtatgatcatcttgcctgcacagttgtcagagttgactggatcctcacaagcaaactcaacgggctcctcggtagtgaactcgtctcccggctctacccacacaagacaaacaagcaacaaggatacaatcaaccacgtgcaagaccaagcaatatgatgaaatgatgatatgctatgcgggatgcgatgcgggatgcaaaatgcaagatatgacaggaaatgcatgaacctggcctcaacttggaattacaagggtgccactggatagaggggattaaatcgcttgaaaacgatataaagatcattggaatcggagttacggtttggaaatggcaagcgttttaagatatgacaccggtttgcgatttacagcaagtaggcatctaaatgcaacgaaatgaacatgctacagccaccaaacatgaaaacaaaatacatgacagtgatgtacacaagattcttaacaaaacactagcactgagccataggcaaattcatccattaagaggttcaaacaagcatggcaaaaacgcaaatgcaaaacagattccagacttagtgaaattaacactagcctgaaatttcagatcacgatgctctcttcggaggagCAAAATAACATGATaaatgacctgaacatgacaagtaagaatatggaatggagctactcaacaagcttaacagaagacccaaagtgacctggggctaaaagggttcacaaaatatattaacgggcacacgaacatagcataaaacacaatcagttttcagacttagtgaaaactgagacatgctgaaatataacccacgaaggcatgtaaacgagctcgatgcactcaccatggtgcaagtcatAGCAAGGCAAGCACAtaaccatcaagaaggcacaaaatgctagctacacatggcaagaacaaaggcatagcatgcatggaacactaacggtagcatcggcaaaatcgcaaacaagttgacgatctgcccagattaacaacgaagcaaaagttgagctcgattgagtcaacctagagcactccatatatgcaaacaaggacatggatggatagagcataacatgaataacaaaagtcccttactgatcatcctcaaaagaggcacgaatcactaggaaacaagcagaacatatggcatcatgaactaaaatatcccagacttggtgaaaatcactgtccctgaaatcagcaatctcaggtacctctctttgcaagcttgcacaagacaacactcacaccctaaaaatgcatgggtggcacctctggaaagaagacaaaatgcttaacaattcatcccaaagaggcacaggcatatcatgcacggattaaacatggcaaaaaatgacaaaagtgcatgatgaactaacggatctgcaatttaactcacgaagcctccttctaacagcattttgggcaacaagatgacctcaaatgcaaatgacgcaatggaatgaattGATGTAcacgtcgaggcgaagattttgatatatcatacgcccaaaacggagctacggttgcggagatacgagcagtcaaacatagcataaaaaattagggttacggGGGTGAAAAGTCAACCGGGAGGATTTAGATCTCAGATCCACTGTTCAAGCACTGTAGCAGCCGGGTAGGGGCGCGCCTCCCGAGGCGACGCCGGCGAAGGCGGggacggcggccggcgggggcgGCGTCCGGTGGCCGGGACGGCGGCNNNNNNNNNNNNNNNNNNNNNNNNNNNNNNNNNNNNNNNNNNNNNNNNNNNNNNNNNNNNNNNNNNNNNNNNNNNNNNNNNNNNNNNNNNNNNNNNNNNNNNNNNNNNNNNNNNNNNNNNNNNNNNNNNNNNNNNNNNNNNNNNNNNNNNNNNNNNNNNNNNNNNNNNNNNNNNNNNNNNNNNNNNNNNNNNNNNNNNNNNNNNNNNNNNNNNNNNNNNNNNNNNNNNNNNNNNNNNNNNNNNNNNNNNNNNNNNNNNNNNNNNNNNNNNNNNNNNNNNNNNNNNNNNNNNNNNNNNNNNNNNNNNNNNNNNNNNNNNNNNNNNNNNNNNNNNNNNNNNNNNNNNNNNNNNNNNNNNNNNNNNNNNNNNNNNNNNNNNNNNNNNNNNNNNNNNNNNNNNNNNNNNNNNNNNNNNNNNNNNNNNNNNNNNNNNNNNNNNNNNNNNNNNNNNNNNNNNNNNNNNNNNNNNNNNNNNNNNNNNNNNNNNNNNNNNNNNNNNNNNNNNNNNNNNNNNNNNNNNNNNCGggctggcggcggcgatgtgggcctcgCCCACGTGGCGATCGGCGGTTGGACGAGGGACGCGGCGGTGGACGCATCCGGttgggggcggacgtgtccgtcggtgcggGGAGGTTTTTTTTTTGGAGGAGGACGGGGAGAAATCtgagatttggaatggggggtgtatatataggcataagtggagctaggagagtccaaatgaggtgcggttttcgcccacgcgatcgtgatcgaacgctctaggacatggagcagagtttggtgggttttgggaaaaattggagggatgttgggctgcaacacacacgaggccttctcggtccctcggttaaccgttggagtatcaaacgaagtccaaatggtacgaaacttgacaggcggtctaccggtagtaaaccaaggccgcttggcaagtctcggtccaatccggaaatgtttaatgcccacacacaaaagaaaggtagaaatgaccactggaggagaacgaagcgccggattgcgaaacagacaacggggaaaaaggtcggatgcatgagacgaacacgcatgcaaatgaaatgtgcatgatgacatgatatgcaatgcatgacacgcaagaaatgacaaggcaacaacagcgaataactgaacgacacctggcacatcggtctcggggcgttacacgctGGGCCATCTGGTTTATCCGTTTTACTCCAAACGAACGGGGCCGGACAGGATGGGATCGTGCGGTAAAGTTGGCCTTACATCTCCTTTTAGTGATGCGCACGTGGTCTTCTAATGGGCCTGCCCAGTGAGGCACCTGCGTGCGTCGCTCCAACTATTTGCCGCAGTATGCGGTAAACAGGAGCTCCCTGGTTTTGCTCTAGAATCGATCAAATCAACGAAAGAAAACCGTCTTAGGTGCTGTTTGGTTCTTTAGTACTAGAAATTTTTTTTAGTCCTTAAGATTTTTTAAAAAAGATTCTTAAGAAGATGCTTCTAAGGAATTTTACTTAAAAAAGTCCCATCCTATTTATTTTGCTAGAAACTTTTTTTAATCCCAACACAAAAAAGTCTCTCGAAGCAAACACCCCCTAGGACCAGGACATGGGCCGGCCCACAGGACGGATCGCCTAAATTTTCCCAAGTTTTCTTGAGGGGTGCCTAAGTTTTCGCCCAAATAGGCGGCAGCGGCCAGCGCAAAATTTGAACGAAACCGCCGCGCCGGCCGCCGGAGCCCGAGCCACTCAATACTCCCGTGTCCAGTCCAATCAGCCGCCTCTCCTCTCACAGCTGCGCACACGCCGCCACGATTCAAGACCGCCGCCCGCTAGTCTCGAAGGGCCGCGACGGGAGGCATGGAAGGTGACGGCGAGAcctcggcggcggaggcggcgctcgGACTGAGCCCTCAGACCTTCATCAACGAGGTCCTCAACTTCGTCGACGACGTCTGCTTCCAGGCCTTCGACTACTGCCTCCAGTTACGCGTCGGATCCCTCTCCGTAGCTTCGCCCCCCTTTGCCGCCTACCGGTTTTGCTAACTTTGCCCTTTCGCTGTCATTCTACAGGGAAGGCGCCCCCACGGCGGTCGGCGCCGCCACGGCGACCAATAAGGCCGAGGAGCTGAAACGGGTAGGTTTCTTCCGACCTCAGGATCCAATATAACCGAATCCTCCTTTTGAATTTTGGAGGATTCAGGGCACTACCAGATCCAGAATGGTGTCTTAGCCAGAGTTTTTGCATTTTACATGCTAATAATGCTCCTTCAGTGATTGCACAGGGGAAACTGTTAGGTTTGAATATGGACTAAACGCCCTCAGTGGCTTGCACATGTGAAGATGGGTCTGTTTTGCTTGTAATCCCACAGTGGGGAAAACTAATCTGTGTCTGCCATGTATAGATAGGTTTATTATATGTTCGAGTATACCCATTCCAAAGGAAATTGATGTAGCGATGTCGCCTTAACTGCCTAAGTAGATGCGTCTTTCAGGTGTAGAGGATATAAAATTTAGATTTACATGCTTGGTGATCCCTTTCTGTAGCAAACTGGATATTACTTTGTTCTGCAAACAGTGTCTTGGAACTTTATTGTGCCAGGAATGAGGTCTTCTTTGTCACACATTTGATACCAGACACTATTCGCAATTTCTGAAAGTAAAATGATTACTGACTGGAAGTTTGAAACAGTTAGAACAATCCTCATATTAACTTTAGGTTCGACCTATAATTCATCTGGTTTTACCTATAGCATCCTTTAGGATAGTTATAAAAACTGATTTATTTAGCCTATGTTACATTCTTTCATATGATTAAATGTTCTGTATATTTTTTGTCAAAATGTCTGCTGGAAACATCTGAAATTATGGACTTTGTGATGATTTTTGTCTTAGGGAGTAAATGAAATTCACCACTTGGTAAAGGATGTATTGGACAAGAGAATGAACAATTGGGAGATGTATTGCCTTCGGAAATGTTTAACTGTACCTGAAGGATTTGTGGCACCTGAAGATGTATGTCTCTTATCTCAAAGTAATAAATTTTGGCAAGCCAGAATTTTCAATTTGACCCAACACTCTCGGTTTAGAATTAATCCACTCAATTCTCACccctgtttcacatgattcactatagaTTATTTTAAAGATACTTTTCGTCTTGGGGGTTCATAATGTGGAAACTGATGCCTCATCTTATATTGATTCACCCGTTTGTGAAAAAAAAACATTTCATTCAGTTGACTCAGCAATTGACAAGGAAACCTTTCAAGATAAAAGTTGTGCACAGTTAATACCACTCAGGCTTGAACTATTTTGTAAGCTAATTAGAGAATTTGAGTTCTGCTCTCTACTCTACAGTGATTAATATTCCATCATTTCTGACTTTTAGGCTTTGTTTTGGCTATGAAAGCTTGAGCTTTTCTTTACCTATGTTGTATCTCATGATATTATTCAAGTGCAGTTTTTCTAAGTGCCCGTGGTGTACATTATGTTCTACTAGGAAGTAATATGATAAATAGTAATATCAGCAAGACCTTCTGAATCTCAGGGCAAAATATATCTGGACATTTCTTATTGATGTCTTATTTTGAATTGCCCAACTAATGCACATCATTAATTTGTTGGCCGTTGTATTGAAATAGATACCTTTTTCTTTTATATTCTTAGCATATATTAGTGCAATTCTGTTTTCTATCCATCTTCGTTGAAATTATTGCACTTAGATTTCGATTCTAGATGCCCTACAGGCAAATATAGATTTGTTCAGTATCAATCACACCATTTTACTAAACTGTTTGTAGGGAAATAGAAGTTTAATACAACTAAGTGATTAACTCATAACCATCGACTTTCCAGTTTGATATTATGGTACAGAACAAAGTTTCTGGTAAGTGTCATCCGCAGTTCAGTTCTTATATCTACTAAATGGAATCAGCGTGAAACATATAGTTAAGATTAAGGTCAAAGTTTTCTTGCAATACGGTACTCAATAAATGACATGTTTCTGCACATTTTGTTTCACTGAAGCCATGCATTATTTTATATTTACTTTACAACCTGCATTTCAAAAATCAAGAGGCATGTAAGTGATTATAATTAGAATATATTTTCTTCATCAGGATAATTCTTCTGCAATGGTGTTGCATAAAGATGGGAATTCTGATTCGGAACTGGATGCAGAACTTAATTCTTTGAGAAAAAAACTGGCAGATGTAAGTACTTTACTCGTAAAGAATTTGCTTGTTAATATTATCTACACTTAATTTAACAAACTCTGGTGTTGTTTAATTAGGCTAACAAGGAATCTGAAGAACTTCAAAGAGAAATTTCTTCCTTGGAAAGGCAAACTACATACAAGAGTAACCTTAATTCCTCTATCGCTGAAGTACTGAAGTTGTTTGAAGACAAATCTGTTCAGGAGAATATACAAGGTATGCATTAAATATCTAATTCTCAAAGTAATCAGAACTTTCAATTTATTGAATTATTTATTTGAACACTCACCAGTTCAGATGATTAGTGAAGGGTTATTGTGTGAAACCACACCAGATATTATTTGTTATCATAGCCTTATCACCTTAAGCCCTGAAGTCAATGTTCTTCCCTATCTCCTCGTTAGATCGTTGAGATACTAATTAGTAATTTGGTAGTAAGTGCCTCACCTATCAGTGTGAGCCATttgttatttatttatgagcaacaaTTCAATACACCATTAACCTTTGGTCGTCTTTTGAACTTTTTGCTCTGACGTGTTAGCTTTAGCAACCAGATGGTTCTCACACTTAATTATGACTTCTCAGTTTTTGTCTGGCAATGTTCTATCCTTTTTGCATCTAGCGTAAATACAGCTGAACATGGTTAACAGTATGCTTGGCAGAAATCACAAAGATCATATCCCTACATCTAAATTTGGTCTAGATAGTGCTGCTAGCTACTATTCGAGAAGCACTGCTTCTGC from Triticum dicoccoides isolate Atlit2015 ecotype Zavitan chromosome 6A, WEW_v2.0, whole genome shotgun sequence encodes:
- the LOC119317142 gene encoding protein MIS12 homolog codes for the protein MEGDGETSAAEAALGLSPQTFINEVLNFVDDVCFQAFDYCLQEGAPTAVGAATATNKAEELKRGVNEIHHLVKDVLDKRMNNWEMYCLRKCLTVPEGFVAPEDDNSSAMVLHKDGNSDSELDAELNSLRKKLADANKESEELQREISSLERQTTYKSNLNSSIAEVLKLFEDKSVQENIQAIANTIPKLHQKMKVMKRKKVELEAMVGQNVWNVNCLRDQKRLAPGSAPSTEDMQEVNAAVNDSRKE